Proteins from a single region of Pongo pygmaeus isolate AG05252 chromosome 3, NHGRI_mPonPyg2-v2.0_pri, whole genome shotgun sequence:
- the LOC129035352 gene encoding MORF4 family associated protein 1 like 2-like: MYRAPAGQPTLAETCGQILPSKSYPGKCHCLTLFSCLTWSRTRREPRKDPGGPAPRVGGEDLASRECEHARAHWRTRRELLEIQSLLDAIKSEMEAEEVPGPQHPAPRAEAEDLVARLCAEAERKAAEAARMGRRIAELHQRIAGCECC, translated from the exons ATGTACCGAGCCCCTGCTGGGCAGCCAACCCTGGCGGAGACGTGCGGACAGATTTTACCCTCAAAGAGCTATCCTGGGAAATGCCACTGTTTG accctattctcctgcctcacgtGGTCGCGGACCAGGCGGGAGCCCCGCAAAGACCCAGGTGGCCCCGCGCCCCGCGTGGGCGGCGAGGATCTGGCCTCCCGGGAGTGCGAGCACGCCCGGGCGCACTGGCGGACCCGCAGGGAGCTGCTGGAGATCCAGAGCCTGCTCGACGCCATCAAGAGCGAGATGGAGGCGGAGGAGGTGCCTGGGCCCCAGCACCCAGCCCCGCGCGCGGAGGCAGAGGATCTGGTGGCCAGGTTGTGCGCCGAGGCGGAGAGGAAGGCCGCGGAGGCGGCGCGGATGGGCAGGCGGATCGCGGAGCTGCACCAGCGGATCGCCGGCTGCGAGTGCTGCTGA
- the MRFAP1 gene encoding MORF4 family-associated protein 1: MRPLDIVELAEPEEVEVLEPEEDFEQFLLPVINEMREDIASLTREHGRAYLRNRSKLWEMDNMLIQIKTQVEASEESALNHLQNPGDAAEGRAAKRCEKAEEKAKEIAKMAEMLVELVRRIEKSESS, encoded by the coding sequence ATGCGGCCCCTGGACATCGTCGAGCTGGCGGAACCGGAGGAAGTGGAGGTGCTGGAGCCCGAGGAGGATTTCGAGCAGTTTCTGCTCCCGGTCATCAACGAGATGCGCGAGGACATCGCGTCGCTGACGCGCGAGCACGGGCGGGCGTACCTGCGGAACCGGAGCAAGCTGTGGGAGATGGACAATATGCTCATCCAGATCAAAACGCAGGTGGAGGCCTCGGAGGAGAGCGCCCTCAACCACCTCCAGAACCCGGGCGACGCGGCCGAGGGCCGGGCGGCCAAGAGGTGCGAGAAGGCCGAGGAGAAGGCCAAGGAGATCGCGAAGATGGCAGAGATGCTGGTGGAGCTGGTCCGGCGGATAGAGAAGAGCGAGTCGTCGTGA